The Anopheles moucheti chromosome 3, idAnoMoucSN_F20_07, whole genome shotgun sequence genome contains the following window.
tacaatttttttcatgCGCCGTGCAGTTGCTGTGCTTTGCCTAAGTGTGATTGTTTGCGTGCTTCCTCGCTTCTGGTCACGCATCACGGGGTAGGTGGCGTTGCTAGGTGAGTAATGATTGATATTCTATTCGTATATAAGGGGGTGAGTTCTTTCGAACATTCGTAACGGGGGTCGGCCAACTGCCACTTGTAATGCTATCGATGCAACTTGATCTGCAAAGTTGCAGCGTGACCTGAGCGAACTGGTTAGGGCCACTTGTTGGAATGTGGTTTGGGCTCTTGGATGCATGCACCGAACGGACACAACCCAAAGCCCACACCACACCTAACCTATCATGATTCCATCAGGCAGTAGAACGGTATAGATTGTTAGGTTTTTATGCACAGCCACAGAGTTCAAACCCCTCCAAAGTGGAACCGGTGTATGTTCACCTTTTACTGCTCCACACATTCACGAATGTGGGTCACAAACCTCCAAATCCCGCAAACGTGCCATCGTCGCGTGGTATCCCGAGAGGGTGTGCTGATCGACACTGGTGCCATTTGCTGTTTCCTCTTGAGTGAAACTTGTTTTTCTCCCGCTGCCGAGTCTGCCACGCGAATCAAAGAAAGCTCACACTGCTTCCACATGGTGTGGCTTCCGTTGTGTAGAGTTGTgtattattccatttttgtACACAGCGGAATGaagtttacattttattttatgtaaaaaaaaatagttcaaaTTTAAATCTAATCGGCAAGAGTCAGTTCTGGtctttgcaaacaaaaaagaactctTTTCCTGATGTAGACCATAATCTTTGCTCGTGGGAGCCAACAGATGCATTAACATTCGTTAGGAAAACGTTGAAGGAAAAGATTATTTATTAGTACCGTTTTTCGTAACAAGAAAAAGTATTCCAATGGACGTGAGAATGGCATAAGACACAAAGTTTAtagtatttcaattttttttgtttacttgcCAGCTGTATGTAACACCTTGATCGCCGTATCTCAATTTCCCAAACCCAGTTTTACATCAAGCCGCGAATATAAACGGACTAACCGACATCCATTTTTATTACCTATCTGAGGATCTATCAAAAGGATCCTAACTTGTTGTGATCTTTCACAACGATCTAGCTTCACGCTTACCAACAGCAAATCCAAACATTCTCTGCCACCATCATCCTACCCACAGGGCAACTTTGGTTCGTATTCAGACAACCGTAATTTCTGCGCAGCAAATCTCCAGGATGGACTCGTTTCAACCACCCACAGGACCAATTGTTATAGCGCATAATCAACATGGCGTCAAGGTTAGGAAATCGCAGAAAAACATCGCCGAGCTCGGTGAGCTGATTGTTATTCACGCCCAATCCCCAAAGATTTGGCATGTCCCAACGGGAAATGTCCAGCGCTGTGAGCCGGTTATAGGCGAGCTGCAGTCTCTCGAGTGGAATCCGCAATTGTGTCTGGTTGGTGGTTACATTCGTTAGCTCGTTAGCGGCTAGATTCAGTTCTCGGAGCTGAGTGAGGTAGATATCATCCATCCGAAAATTGCGCAACCGATTGAACGAAAGATCCAACATGCCGATCCGCCACATCGATTGCCATTCAATCGGAGCGGAAGTTAGTTGGTTGTTGCTgcagaaaaaatatttcaactgAGGTAGGCGCCAGTCGGTGCAGTTGAGCGTTCTCAACCTGTTGTTCCGTATCGACAACTCTTCTATCGAGGGATTTACTAAAGGAGGTGTGATCTCCTCTAGCCGGTTGCCGTCCAAAACCAGACAGCGCAGCTCTTTTAAGGCATGCAGAACCCTGGCATTCAGGTGACGAAGTCTATTGCCAGCAAGATAAAGCCTGTGAACATGTAGAGCCATAGCCGATGGAAGCTCCGCAATTGACACTATCAGGTTGTGACTAAGATCGACAGTGTACAAGCTCTTCAGATGCGCCATATCGTTCAGATCCAGATGCCGTATGCGACAAGACGAGATTATCAAACTTGTCAGGTGTGGCACATTCCGGATCGTCTTGGGTACAACATGGAGTGAGCAGTATGCGATATGGATCCGGGTCACTTTTAAGTTGTACTGGATATAGACGTAACGAAGTAGGGGAGCTTTATACAGAAGGTAAGATTCGAATGAGCCGTTGTTGGGTATCGTAAAAGTGGTTTGTGCGTAGCTATGTCGCGTATACGCAAACGAGCTAGTCACTAGCATTTGGCTGGAGTCTGATCCGCAGAATATGCTAGCTAGAGGCTGCGCATGTTCCTTTTTCGTACATCTGAGGAGGGTTATTGATTGGATCGTTGAACTGAAAAAGATCACTATCAAACTACAAACGAGTTAGTTGATTTCCCCAATAGAAATGACAATACTGAAACTCACTCAACAAAGTATAGAACGTTGAAAATACTCTGAACATTCATTGCTGTCCGCTCCACTCGATGAAATTTCACTATTCactatttcatttcaatatCGTATCTTCTTCAATTGGGAACGGTGACATGACATGGTCttataataattcaattagGTGGATTCGTTCTTTGATTGTCATTTACGGTGTTAAATTGATCATGAcgcttttaatatttaaataatttgtttaataGCATCttcaatattaaataatttatattaaattaaaatttcattttgatGGCGATTATGAAAACATTCGTTCGCATAAATAGCCTTCCTAGGCACTGCTTTTTGCAGTAGCGTGGTAATTACGGCACGGTTCGGTAGCAAATTCAAAAAATATCTAGCCTGAGTGATGAACATCGTTCGCGGTAAATAGCTCATGTGGTAAATAGATTTTGTACGGCGCTATACTTAACGTTCACAATTCATTGATAGGTATTTTGTCAACCTTGATCATTTGGCATCAATTGGAGATTAACTTGTGCGAAGAGGCTTGCAACAGTCGAACTTTCCGTGGTTGTATAATTGATGTCATCAACATGACTTCGGGTGACGGAGTGAAGCTACTGCGAACCcttgaaaatgaagaagaggTGTATATCGGGAAGCTGGTTGTAGCCATCAGTCCCGCGGGAGTATTTCTGCAAAAAATTAGCCACCTGGTTACATACGTAACTTACACTGACTACCAGGAACCTACCTTCAATCTTCCGGAAGGCAATACTATCAGTGAAATCCAGATTATGCATGCTACGAGTCTTCGAGCGTTCGTAGCAGGGCCAAGCACACGCCTTGAAAGTCTCAATATTCAACAATGTATGTTGGATCGCTTGCCACAGACTCTGCCCAAGATGACCATGATGAAAAGATTTTTCTTAACAAATTGCCTGTTATCTGTTTTGCGACTGGATATGTTGGtagaaaatcaaaatttaatcACCCTGGATCTTTCGTACAATCAAATACGCCAAATATTTCCGGTCACTGCGTATCCTGGAAGGACGTTGAGTATCAAAGGTTTGATACTTAATAACAATCAACTGGAGCGATTAGATATGAGCGTGTTTGCATCGGTACCTAAGCTCGAAGTACTCCACATTGTTGAGAATCGCTTAACGCGGCTCGAATCAACGTTGTCGATCAGTCTTCCTTACCTTAACACAATGTATTGTATGCTTAACCTGATTGAAATCTTCGATCTGAGGAACTTAACGCTTCCTAATTTGTCAATGCTTTCGCTCAGTGGAAACGCTTTGAAGCAGATGCCTTCTCTGTCCAAAATGTTACCAGAACTAGTTTACATAGCTGTTACTGAGAACAATTTAACCCGTGTGGATCTAAGCTATTTCCGACCATATCGAAAACTTAAAGATATTTATCTTTCATCAAACCAAATCACTGCCGTACGTACTTCATCTCCTGTCACACTGCCAGTTCGTAGGTTGGATTTGGGAAACAACAGGATTAGCGTCTTCAACATCACTGGATGTGGCTTCCCCAACATGACATCTTTAAATCTGAAGCAAAACCGTCTGACAATGATTCCACCAGTTTTCGACCGATTCCCAAAAGTTAGCTTGATAATGGATGGGAACCCGATCACATGCGACACTTTACTTCCCTACAAAGATAAAATTGAGAATGGAAAACTTTATAAAGATCAAATATATTTCTCACAGGCATGTGATACTACATCATCGTTCCTAGTtggagagaaaataaaagtatGCTGCAACAATTAAAGCAAAATCAATTTGTGTTACAATTCTGTGGATCTTCACATTACAATTATTTCAGGTGATGTAGAAGAGAAATACTActccaccaaaatcaaccatcaaatatttgtatgctaaatttaaacgtAGTGAAAAGAGCACTGAGGACGGTGAAAAAGGTGGTTACAGgcgaaaacattcaaaaaatccacaaatatattaaaatcaaTCATAATGTGAAGTAGATCGAGATAGCtaacaccctaaagatgtctatgggacgtgttggacatatcgttcacgagtatttggatatgagaaagctctgtgcaaaatggttgccgcgtgagctcacacttgaccaaaaacaacaacgatttgatgatttgGAGCaatgtttggagctgtttaagcgaaataaatccgagtttttgcgtcagtatgttaccatggataagtcttggcttctccacttcactccaaagtccaatagacagtcatccgagtggactggacgcgatgaacctgctccaaaacggggaaaatGTAGcaatcagttggcaaggttatggcgtctgctttttgggattcgcaaggaattaTCTTCATTGATTATCTTAAGAAAGAAAATACCACTAACAGCAACTATTATATCAAGtttttggagcgtttgaaggacgaaatcgctaaaaaacggcaaaaaaaagttttgtttcatcaagacaacgcaccgtgtcacaaatcagtgaaaacaatgacaaaaattcatgaattacaTTAAGAATTGCTTCCCCACCCATCATATTCCCCAGatatggctcccagtgactatttccatttctcagatcgcaaaaggatgctcgctgggaagaaattttcgtcggaagaagaggtgatcgccgaaacaaatgCCTTTTTTgagaaaaggggaaaatatTACTCCAAAACTGATtggcaaaatggcaaaattgaaagaccgctataatcggTGTATCACCCTCgaagggatgtatgttgaataaaaaaattattttgcaaaaaggAGTTTTACTGTCAAAGACCATACAGATATCGGCCCATACGTTTACATCAAAGAATGTGCCCTGATTAATTTTCACTCTGCtagttttttgcaaaaacacaATGGGCATTATTAAGTATGTTACGTGGCCACATTACACGTAGCCAGAGATCTGTGTAATTTAAATAGGtggatgttttcatttttggatAAACGCTAGTTTAAGATGTAACAGTTCAGCAGATTCATTATAAAGCAATTTATGTTGCATTAAATCCTAAATTCCATTCCCTTAAATAGCCGTACTCTGTATCGTTTTCGTTCAAATAGTTGAGAGTTGTACATGGTGTATAGTGCACAGATACCAAAGATACAGATAAGCTGAGTGATGAACATCGTTCGTGGTAAGACCTTGGCAAAATTGAACAGAGGATGGTTTTGTATGATTAAAAGTTTAACTCTCACAATTCATTGATAGGTATTTTGTCAACCTTGATCATTTGGCATCAATTGGAGATTAACATGTGCGAAGAGGCTTGCAACAGTCGAACTTTCCGTGGTTGTATAATTGATGTCATCAACATGACTTCGGGTGACGGAGTGAAGCTACTGCGAACCCTTGAAAATGAAGAATTGGTGTATATCGGGAAGCTGGTTGTAGCCATCAGTCCCGCGGGAGTGTTTCTGCAAAAAATTAGCCACCTGGTTACATACGTAACTTACACTGACTACCAGGAACCTACCTTCAATCTTCCGGAAGGCAATGCTATCAGTGAAATCCAGATTATGCGTGCTACAAATCTTCGAGCGTTCGTTGCAGGGCCAAGCACACGCCTTGAAAGTCTCAATATTCAACAATGTATGTTGGATCGCTTGCCACAGACTTTGCCCAAAATGACCATGATGAAAGAgctttttataaaaaattgcCTGTTATCTGTTCTGCGATTGGATATGTTGGtagaaaatcaaaatttaacCATCCTGGATCTTTCGTTCAATCAAATACGCCAAATATTTCCGGTCACTGCGTATCCTGGAAGGACATTAAGCATCAACAGATTGTCACTTGTTGGCAATCAACTGGAACGATTAGATATGAGCGTGTTTGCATCGGTGCCTAAGCTCGAAGGACTCGAAATTGTTGAGAATCGTTTAACGCGCCTCGAATCGACGGTGTCGATCAGTCTTCCTTACCTTAACACAttgtattttatgtttaaCCTGATTGAAATCTTCGATCTGAGGAACTTAACGCTTCCTAATTTGTCAATGCTTTCGCTCAGTAGAAACGCTTTGAAGCAGATGCCTTCTCTGCCCAAAATGTTACCAGAACTAGATTACATAGCTGTTACTGAGAACAATCTAACCCGTGTGGATCTAAGCTATTTCCGACCATATCGAAAACTTAAAGATATTTATCTTTCATCAAACCAAATCAGTACCGTACGTACTTCATCTCCTGTCACACTGCCAGTTAGTTGGTTGGATTTGGGAAACAACAGGATTAGCGTCTTCAACATCACTGGATGTGGCTTACCAAACATAACATCTTTAAATCTGAAGCAAAACCGTCTTACAATGATTCCACCAGTTTTCGACCGATTCCCAAAACTTCGTTTGAAAATGGATGGGAACCCGATCACATGCGACACTTTACTTCCCTACAAGGATAAAATTGAGAATGGAAAACTTTATAAAGATCAAATATATTTCTCACAGGCATGTGATACTACATCATCGTTCCTAGTtggagagaaaataaaagtatGCTGCAACAATTAAAGCAAAATCAATTTGTGTTACAATTCGGAGGATCTTCACATTACAATAATTTCAGGTGAtgtagaaaagaaaatgtttatcAAAAACCCTGGATGTCCTACCAAAATATGGTAGAAGAGCTCATCTTGGTAGAAGAGCTTTTCGTTCTCCTAAATTTTGAATTACGTTTATATCTAAGAAGGTGCCCTGATTAATTTTCACTCTGCtagttttttgcaaaaacacaATAGGCATTATTAAGTATGTTACGTGGCCACATTGCACGTAGTCAGAGATCTATGTAATTGAAATAGgcggatgttttcatttttggatAAACGCTAGTTTAAGATGTAACAGTTCAGCAGATTCATTATAAAGCAATTTATGTTGCATTAAATCCTAAATTCCATTCCCTTAAATAGCCGTACTCTGTATCGTTTTCGTTCAAATAGTTGAGAGTTGTACATGGTGTATAGTGCACAGATACCAAAGATACAGATAAGCTGAGTGATGAACATCGTTCGTGGTAAGACCTTGGCAAAATTGAACAGAGGATGGTTTTGTATGATTAAAAGTTTAACGTTCACAATTCAATGTCAGGGGTTTCTTGGATCTTGCTTATTTGGTTacaaatggaaatgaatgTTGCCGAACAGGATTGCACGATTGAAAATATCTACAGCTGTGAAATCGATATAATCAACATGACTTCGGGTGACGGGGTGAAGCTACTGAGAACCCTTGAAAATAATTCATATGTCCAAATTCAGAAACTGATTGTGGCCACCAGTCCATCAGGAGTGTTTCTGCAAAAAATCAGCCACCTGGTTGCATACGTTACGTATATTAACTACGAAGAACCAACCTTCAATCTTCCGGAAGGCAATACTATTAGTGAAATAGATATTATGCGTGGTACAGGTCTTCGAGCGTTCGTTGCAGGGCCAAACACACGCCTTGAGAATCTGAATATTCGACATTGCTCACTGGATCGCTTACCGCAGACTCTACCCAAAATGACTATGATGAAACAGCTTTTTATAACAAATTGCCTGTTATCTGTTCTGCGACTGGATATGTTGGTAGAAACCCAAAATTTAACCATCCTGGATCTGTCGTACAATCAAATACGCCAAATATTTCCGGTCACCGCGTATCCTGGAAGGACGTTGAGCATCGACAAATTGATACTTAATGGCAATCAACTGGAACGATTAGATATGAGCGTGTTTGCATCGGTGCCTAAGCTCGAAGGACTCGAAATTGTTGAGAATCGTTTAACGCGCCTCGAATCGACGGTGTCGATCAGTCTTCCTTTCCTTAACACATTGCAATTTACAAATAACCTAATTGAAATATTCGATCTGAGGAACTTAACGCTTCCTAGCCTGTCAGTACTTTATCTCAGTTCTAATGCTCTGAATCAGATGCCTTCTCTGCCGAAAATGTTATCAGAACTAGATTATATCG
Protein-coding sequences here:
- the LOC128303115 gene encoding leucine-rich repeat-containing protein 40-like, whose protein sequence is MLVTSSFAYTRHSYAQTTFTIPNNGSFESYLLYKAPLLRYVYIQYNLKVTRIHIAYCSLHVVPKTIRNVPHLTSLIISSCRIRHLDLNDMAHLKSLYTVDLSHNLIVSIAELPSAMALHVHRLYLAGNRLRHLNARVLHALKELRCLVLDGNRLEEITPPLVNPSIEELSIRNNRLRTLNCTDWRLPQLKYFFCSNNQLTSAPIEWQSMWRIGMLDLSFNRLRNFRMDDIYLTQLRELNLAANELTNVTTNQTQLRIPLERLQLAYNRLTALDISRWDMPNLWGLGVNNNQLTELGDVFLRFPNLDAMLIMRYNNWSCGWLKRVHPGDLLRRNYGCLNTNQSCPVGRMMVAENVWICCW